Genomic window (Paenibacillus sp. PK3_47):
AAGTCCTTATTACCACCTGGTGAAGGGATTGCGTGAAACATTTAAAGCTTGTGCTGAACAGGAGGCCCTAAGTTAATGAATATGCTAGATCAATTTTTATGGGTCATTTTCCCTTATATGTGCATGGTGGTCTTCATCGGCGGACATATTGTCCGCTACCGCAAGGACCAGTTCAACTGGACGGCCAAATCCAGTGAATTTATCGAAAAGAAACAGCTGAAATTCGGCAGCATCCTGTTCCATCTGGGCATTATTCCGGTTATTTTTGGCCATATTGGCGGGCTCGCTATTCCAAAATCCTGGCTTGAGGCCGTTGGTGTCAGTGATCATCTTTACCACATCGGCGCGGTATATATTGGCGGGATTTTCGGGGCTGCTACCCTGCTGGGGATGCTGATCCTTACTTCACGGCGCTTCACCCTGAAGAATGTCCGCCGGCTGAGCAGCGCATCGGATCTGATCGTCAACTCCCTGCTGCTGTTCATCGTGTTCATGGGGATGTATTCCACGATTGTAACCAATGCCGTACAGCCTGAATTTGATTACCGGGATACCATTTCCGTCTGGTTCCGCGGCTTGTTTATGTTCCGTCCGGACCCGGCGCTTATGGTGGATGTGCCGTTTTCCTTTAAGCTGCATATTCTGTCCGGCTTTGCTATTTTTGCCTTCTGGCCGTTTACGCGTCTGGTCCATGTGTGGAGTGTTCCGTTGAATTATATAGGCAGAAGTTATATCCTATACAGAAGAAATAAATCGAATTAACGGAAAGAGAGCGGTACACTTCTTTCCCTGTTCAATTTAGGAGAGAAAAACGATGACAAATAAGGTGGATTACCAAATGAAGCTGGACCAGATCCGCAGGGAGCTGGGGTATGATTTCATGTCACTGGCTTTTGCCGAACCGGCGGAATATGACTATGTAATCCGATGGAAATATGTCTCAGGGAACACGAATGACCGTTACAAACGGATCGTGCTTCAATCGGGAAGAGGGATTGCGGGAATCGTATTCAAGACCGGCAAACCGTTTTTACTCCCTTCTGTGCAGAAAGATGTTAAGCCTGATGCATTATTTAATTATCCCATCACGAAGATGGAGAATTTGAACAGCATCGGTGCTGTCCCGATGTGGAATGATGCCCGCGTCGCAGGCGTGCTTCTTGGCGGATTCAGGGGCGAACGGCAGGTAACCCCCGAGATGCTGAGAGCTCTGGAAGCTACGGCGCGCAAGGGCATTGGAGAACTGAACGGGAAGGAATTGTTGCTCAGTTGATGACATCCGGACACAATCTGCCGCACCAGCTCATGACGAAGCTGTTTGAGAACAGCATGGAAGCGATGTTCTTTTTTGACCGTGAAGGGAAAGCCCTGGCGATGAATCCCGCTGCCGAGAACATTGTGGATAAGGATATTCTGAAGCAGCTGTATCAGGGAAATCCCCAGGCGCTGTGTGGTACCTGCCGCGGGTATACCAGTGAGACGGAGCTGCGCACCTGCCTGAACTGTTATTTTAACACACCCGATTCCGAGGAATTCACCTCTTACCAGGTCTATCTGGAGACAAGGGATAAAGGGATTGTCCCTTATGCCGCTTCTTTTCACACCATAGATTATGAGAATAACATCAGGGTATTTATGCTGAGGGATCTTACCAGGCAGTTCAAGACCCAGGAGAAATTTTATCAGAACAAAATGATGAAGCACGTCATTGAAGCACAGGAGAACGAACGCAAGCGGATTTCACGCGAACTGCATGACAGTGTGGCTCAAGAGCTGATGAGCGCCGTGATTGACCTGCGCGTGCTCAAGTATATGACAGCAGATGAACAGTTGTTGAAAAAAGTGAAGCAGACCGAAGTGTCCATGACACGGCTGCTGAATGATATCCGGAGTCTGTCCGTGGAGCTGCGGCCGGCGGCGCTGGATGATTTTGGACTGGAGGCTGCCTTCCGGTCTTATTTCAAACGGATGGAACAAAGCTATGGCCTTGTGATAGAATATCAGTCCCAGCTGTCAGAGAAACGGTATGAGAGTGAAATTGAAACCGTAATGTACCGTGTGTGCCAGGAAGCTGTTCTGAACGCCCTGAAATATGCCGAGGTAGATACCGTTTCCGTATCGCTGACCGAGAAGGACGGCGTGCTGCGGCTCCTTGTTGAAGATCAGGGCATAGGCTTTAACAAGGGTGACGAGCCCAGCGGAACCGGACTTGGCCTGTTTGGCATGCAGGAACGGGCAGAGCTGGTGGGCGGAACCTGCACCATAGACTCGGGGATCGGCAAGGGGACCCGGATTATGCTGCAGGTTCCGGTAGGATTTGCACAAGGAAAGGAATGAGTTTCTGATGAAAATCGTCATTGCAGACGACCATGCGATCGTGCGCAGCGGCTTCTCTATGATTCTGAATTTTCAGGATGACATTGAGGTTATCGGGGCTGCGGCAGACGGTATTGAAGCTTATGCCCTGGTGGCAAAGTTCCGGCCGGACATACTGATTATGGACTTAAGCATGCCGCCGGGCGAGAGCGGACTGATTGCGACAGGCAAGATTAAAGAGGATTATCCTGACACCAAAATCCTGAT
Coding sequences:
- a CDS encoding sensor histidine kinase codes for the protein MTSGHNLPHQLMTKLFENSMEAMFFFDREGKALAMNPAAENIVDKDILKQLYQGNPQALCGTCRGYTSETELRTCLNCYFNTPDSEEFTSYQVYLETRDKGIVPYAASFHTIDYENNIRVFMLRDLTRQFKTQEKFYQNKMMKHVIEAQENERKRISRELHDSVAQELMSAVIDLRVLKYMTADEQLLKKVKQTEVSMTRLLNDIRSLSVELRPAALDDFGLEAAFRSYFKRMEQSYGLVIEYQSQLSEKRYESEIETVMYRVCQEAVLNALKYAEVDTVSVSLTEKDGVLRLLVEDQGIGFNKGDEPSGTGLGLFGMQERAELVGGTCTIDSGIGKGTRIMLQVPVGFAQGKE
- the narI gene encoding respiratory nitrate reductase subunit gamma, whose translation is MNMLDQFLWVIFPYMCMVVFIGGHIVRYRKDQFNWTAKSSEFIEKKQLKFGSILFHLGIIPVIFGHIGGLAIPKSWLEAVGVSDHLYHIGAVYIGGIFGAATLLGMLILTSRRFTLKNVRRLSSASDLIVNSLLLFIVFMGMYSTIVTNAVQPEFDYRDTISVWFRGLFMFRPDPALMVDVPFSFKLHILSGFAIFAFWPFTRLVHVWSVPLNYIGRSYILYRRNKSN
- a CDS encoding GAF domain-containing protein; this translates as MTNKVDYQMKLDQIRRELGYDFMSLAFAEPAEYDYVIRWKYVSGNTNDRYKRIVLQSGRGIAGIVFKTGKPFLLPSVQKDVKPDALFNYPITKMENLNSIGAVPMWNDARVAGVLLGGFRGERQVTPEMLRALEATARKGIGELNGKELLLS